The Arachis ipaensis cultivar K30076 chromosome B10, Araip1.1, whole genome shotgun sequence DNA window tcatggcagatttgaatcTATAAGGGTTATAGTTCGAATGAGAAGTCAAAAAGTGAGCTTTGTGATCAAAAGGTCCAATGTCTGGTTCTTTAACATTTTGGAGAGGGACTCGAGTGTTACCTCGTTGAGAGCGCATTGGAACCGACCTGGATTTTGGTTGTGTTAGTTCGGGTATGGGTTCCTCAGTCGCCTGACGTTTGCCTTTGGAGGAGTCAGGCTTTGCTGAACTTGGTTTTGAGGAGCCAGGCTTGGAAGGTGTGGCCTTCGGTGGTGGCGTCGGCTTGACAGAGGCAGGAAACCTTGGAGTGTTTTTGGTCCGAGCCATGGGGTCACAGCGAtgaggagaggtaggaggagaaggaaaAGGGGTAAAGGTGCGGTCTTGAGAGCGAGTGGAAGGCTTTGTGGGTAGCTTGAAAACCTTTTCACGAGGAGCCCTTTTTgcaatggttttcttcctcatttggttagtTTCAATCTTTTGAGGGAAGAGATGCAGTAAAGTGAGTGGGAAGAAACCGAAGAGTGTGTGGagaagttatggagggaagagagggagtgttggtaaccgtacccaaaagcAAATTTctaaaaccatgcaactgcatcacctttgaaaagacttgaaaagacatgacctcataaaagaaagattttatttgattttaaaaaataaaagagaagttaattttaaaatttgagaaaaacaacaaaattaacctGAAACACCTTTTTTGGGCCAAAATTAAATCCTCTTGAAAACCTTTTGGGCCACAAAACATTTATTGAAAACCTTTCATGAAACACACAAGTcatcaaaaactaacaaacaagattGTAACATTCATATTTGGGCCTTGAGGTGATATGAAATTAATGAAACACATTTGGACCACTCTTGATCTGAATATTGAGGTTGGCCCAGATTGAGATTCATTTGAAACAAGCCCAGAACACGTTGACTTGATGGAAACGTTCATcacctgcccagaattgtctcatgcctgtttatgagacaaaaagctccagcaaattcatcagcatttttcaaacaaggaatcataactcaaaattcctaggcaagtcctaagcatgcagaatctatcctcagctaatggttttgtaaaaatatctgctaattgctcaTCTGATTTGacaaattgaatactaatatcccctttttggacatgttctcttattgagtgaaatttcacttcaatatgtttagtcctagagtgcaaaactggatttttagaaatattaatggcactcatattatcacacagcaGGGGAatatttttagcatttaatttgtaatcagcaagctgcgtttttaaccataaaagctgagaacaacaagaggaagcagctatatactcagcctctacAGTGGAAAGggccactgttggttgcttcttacttgaccatacatttaaggacttcccaaggaagcaacataaacccgaagtgctccttctatcaactctatcaccagcaaaatctgcatcacaataaccaactgcagaaaaatcatcaatcttaggataccaaagaccaaaattggatgtgccatgaacatatctaatgatccttttaactgcagaaagatgtgactcttttggtttggattggaacttagaacacaatccaacactttgcacaatatcgggtctagaggaagttaagtacataagagagccaatcattcctctatacctagtctcatcaacatctttctcagtttctcccttatctaatttagaattaggatgcatgggagttcccatgggtttggcattttccataccaaatttcttaactaattccttggcatacttctcttgatgaatgaaaataccattttcagtttgtttaatttgcaacccagggaaaaaattaagttcacccatcatactcatgtcaaactCACTTGTCATGAgtcacatacacttctctatctatcactccattcaaaaatgcacatttcacatccatttggtataatttaaaaccacaaaatgcagcataagctaagagaagtcttatggcttccattcgggcaacaggggcaaaagattcatcaaagtctattccttcttcttggtcatatccttgtgccactagccttgccttgtttcttgcaatgctaccatcttctcctaacttgttccgaaaaatccacttggtgccggt harbors:
- the LOC107619888 gene encoding proteoglycan 4-like, which produces MRKKTIAKRAPREKVFKLPTKPSTRSQDRTFTPFPSPPTSPHRCDPMARTKNTPRFPASVKPTPPPKATPSKPGSSKPSSAKPDSSKGKRQATEEPIPELTQPKSRSVPMRSQRDDDDEEFLPDDSTAPSTEGTSISTGKKSTLLNVVRDVAQEFVSQSNHLIELSKEKRKLASKHENFLKKSRDRVAAKC